GCACCACGACATCTACTCCATCGAGGACATCGCACAGCTGATCTACGATCTCAAGAACGCGAACCCGCGGGCTCGGGTGCACGTCAAGCTGGTCTCGGAGGTCGGTGTCGGCACGGTCGCCGCGGGAGTGAGCAAGGCACACGCCGACGTGGTGCTCATCTCCGGCCACGACGGTGGTACCGGTGCCTCCCCGTTGTCCTCCATCAAGCACGCCGGTGCGCCGTGGGAGCTCGGGTTGGCCGAGACCCAGCAGACGCTGCTGGCCAACGGGCTGCGCGATCGGATCGTGGTGCAGACCGACGGTCAGCTCAAGACCGGCCGCGACGTGGTCCTCGCCGCGCTGCTCGGCGCCGAGGAGTTCGGGTTCGCCACGGCTCCGCTCGTGGTTTCCGGCTGCGTCATGATGCGGGTGTGCCACCTGGACACCTGCCCGGTGGGTGTGGCCACGCAGAATCCGGAGCTGCGCGCCAAGTTCGACGGCAGGGCCGACTACATCGTCAACTTCTTCGAGTTCGTCGCCCAGGAAGTGCGGGAGCACCTGGCCGCACTGGGTTTCCGTTCCATCGAGGAGGCGATCGGGCACACCGAGATGCTCGACACCGATCCGGCCACCCGGCACTGGAAGACCGAGGGAATCGATCTCTCGCCGATCCTGCACGTGCCGGAGGTCGCCGAGGGCTCGGCCAGGCACTGCACGGGCAAGCAGGAACACGGCCTGGAAAAGGCTCTGGACAACACCCTGATCCAGCTCAGCGAGGGTGCGCTGTCCGAAGGTGCTCCGCTGCGGCTGGAGCTGCCGGTTCGCAACGTCAACCGCTCGGTCGGCACCATGCTGGGCTCTGAACTCACCCGTAAGTGGGGCGGTGCGGGACTGGCGGACGACACCATCCACATCACGTTCACCGGATCGGCGGGACAGTCCTTCGGTGCCTTCCTACCGCGCGGTATCACGCTGCGGCTCAACGGCGACTCCAACGACTACGTCGGCAAGGGGCTTTCCGGCGGCCGGGTCGTGCTGCGACCACAGGACGACGCGGCATTCGCCGCGGAGGACAACGTGATCGCGGGCAACGTGCTGCTCTACGGCGCCACCGGCGGTGAGATGTTCGTGTGCGGTGTCGTCGGTGAACGTTTCGGGGTGCGCAACTCCGGAGCGCTGGCGGTCGTGGAAGGCGTCGGCGATCACGGGTGCGAGTACATGACCGGTGGTCGGATCGTCGTGCTCGGTGGTACGGGACGCAACTTCGCGGCGGGCATGTCCGGTGGTATCGCCTACGTGCTCGATCCGCGTTCCGATCGGATCAACCACGAGATGGTCGATCTGGACCCGCTGGATTCCGACGATCGCGGCGAACTGTACGAGCTGATCGAGAAGCACCACCACGAAACCGGATCCACCGTGGCTCGCGATCTGCTCGTCGACTGGGACGCCGCCGCGGCACGGTTCGGCAAGGTGATGCCGAAGGACTTCAAGCGCGTTCTCAATGCCAAGGCCGATGCCGAACGCGACGGCCGCGACGTCAACGAGGCGATCATGGAGGCCGCTCATGGCTGACCCGAAGGGCTTTCTGACCACGCCGCGCGAGACGCCGCGGCGTCGGCCGGTCGACATCCGGCTCAAGGATTGGCGTGAGGTCTACGAGGAGTTCTCCAACCAGCAGCTGGAGCAGCAGGCGGGCCGCTGCATGGACTGCGGCATCCCCTTCTGCCACCAGGGCTGCCCGCTGGGAAATCTCATCCCGGAGTGGAACGACCTGGTCTGGCGGGAGGACTGGCGCGGCGCCATCGAACGGCTGCACGCGACCAACAACTTCCCCGAGTTCACCGGCACGCTGTGTCCGGCTCCGTGTGAGGCGGCCTGTGTGCTGGGGATCAACTCGGACGCTGTGAGCATCAAGCAGGTCGAGATCGAGATCATCGATCGGGCCTGGGAAGAGGGCTGGGTGCGGCCGGAGCAGCCCGCGGCCGCGACCGGCCGCACGGTGGCCGTGGTCGGCTCCGGTCCGGCCGGGCTGGCCGCGGCGCAGCAGCTCACGCGTGCCGGGCACCGGGTGATCGTCTACGAGCGCGCCGACCGGATCGGCGGGCTGCTGCGTTACGGCATCCCCGAGTTCAAGATGGAGAAGTTCCGGCTCGACCGCAGGCTCGACCAGATGCGGCAGGAAGGTACCGAGTTCCGTACCGGTGTCGATGTCGGGGTGGATCTCACCGTGGAGCAGCTGCGTTCCGAGCACGACGCCGTGGTGCTGGCGGGCGGTTCCACGATGTCCCGGGAACTGCCCATCACCGGCAGGGAACTGGGCGGTATCCACCAGGCGATGGAGTACCTGCCGCCCGCCAACCGG
This portion of the Actinopolyspora lacussalsi genome encodes:
- a CDS encoding glutamate synthase (NADPH/NADH) small chain (product_source=KO:K00266; cath_funfam=1.10.1060.10,3.50.50.60; cog=COG0493; ko=KO:K00266; pfam=PF07992,PF14691; superfamily=46548,51971; tigrfam=TIGR01317) yields the protein MADPKGFLTTPRETPRRRPVDIRLKDWREVYEEFSNQQLEQQAGRCMDCGIPFCHQGCPLGNLIPEWNDLVWREDWRGAIERLHATNNFPEFTGTLCPAPCEAACVLGINSDAVSIKQVEIEIIDRAWEEGWVRPEQPAAATGRTVAVVGSGPAGLAAAQQLTRAGHRVIVYERADRIGGLLRYGIPEFKMEKFRLDRRLDQMRQEGTEFRTGVDVGVDLTVEQLRSEHDAVVLAGGSTMSRELPITGRELGGIHQAMEYLPPANRVQQGDLSQSSISAAGKNVVIIGGGDTGADCLGTAHRQGAASVTQLEIMPTPPNERPENQPWPTYPMLYRVSSAHEEGGQRLFSVNTQEFLGDEDGNLRALRLVEVRKENGKFVPVEGTEQELPCELVLLAMGFVGPERAGMVDELGVELDARGNVARDRSFMTSVDGVFSAGDMGRGQSLIVWAISEGRSAAAGVDRYLTGRDALPAPIGPNDRPLT